A section of the Planctomycetota bacterium genome encodes:
- a CDS encoding ABC transporter ATP-binding protein — MNAVIRTEKLVKNYRLGEVDVEVLKGIDLEVRDGEYVALMGPSGSGKSTLMNILGCLDVPTGGRYLLEGRDVSGLSEDELAEVRGRRIGFVFQTFNLLPRMSALENVELPLHYQRRPARRAALQALEAVGLARRAGHRPNQLSGGERQRVAIARAIVTEPALLLADEPTGNLDSRTGKEILDIFDGLSRRGVTIVLVTHDRSVAERARRIVHLRDGRVERIEETHAACRS, encoded by the coding sequence ATGAACGCCGTCATCCGCACCGAGAAGCTCGTCAAGAACTACCGCCTCGGCGAAGTCGACGTCGAGGTCCTCAAGGGCATCGACCTCGAGGTCCGGGACGGAGAGTACGTGGCCCTCATGGGCCCCTCGGGCTCCGGAAAGTCCACGCTCATGAACATTCTGGGCTGCCTGGACGTCCCGACGGGCGGGCGATATCTCCTCGAGGGGCGCGACGTCAGCGGGCTCTCGGAGGATGAGCTCGCAGAGGTCCGGGGGCGGCGGATCGGGTTCGTGTTCCAGACGTTCAACCTCCTGCCGCGGATGTCGGCGCTGGAGAACGTGGAGCTGCCGCTCCATTACCAGCGGCGGCCGGCGCGGCGCGCGGCGCTCCAGGCGCTCGAGGCGGTGGGGCTGGCGCGCCGGGCGGGACACCGCCCGAATCAGCTTTCCGGCGGCGAGCGCCAGCGCGTGGCGATCGCCCGCGCGATCGTCACCGAGCCCGCCCTTCTCCTGGCCGACGAGCCCACGGGCAACCTGGACTCCCGCACGGGCAAGGAGATCCTGGACATTTTCGACGGCCTGTCCCGCCGGGGCGTGACGATCGTGCTCGTGACCCACGACCGCTCGGTGGCCGAGCGCGCGCGGAGGATCGTGCACCTGAGGGACGGACGGGTGGAACGCATCGAGGAGACGCACGCGGCATGTCGTTCCTGA